The sequence GAACGTCGCCGTCGGCCTCGTCCTCGCGGACCTCGTCGCCCCGGTCGACCCCCTGCGCGATGTCGACGGACTGACGGTCGATCGCCGTGACCACGGCGCAGTTGTGGGCGTCGAACCCCTTCGAGGTCCCGGTGTAGCCGATATCGGCGACGGCCGTGCGGACCCCGTCCGGGAAATCGATGATCGCCTTCGTGGTGATCTCCCCCGCCACCATGACCAGCCCGGTGGTCACCATCGTCTCGCAGGCCACCCGCCCGCGGGGATCCTGGCGGAGGATCTCGTCCAGAACCGCGTCGGAAATCTGGTCCGCCACCTTGTCGGGGTGGCCGCCCGTCACCGATTCGGACGTGAAAAGGAATTCGCTCATACCCAACTCTCCCGTAATGCGAATATGGATTCGAATCGACGAAGTATATTCTAAAAGCGCTCGTCGGGGAACAGGTCTTCCACCTTTTTGCGAAGCGCCCGGCCGATCTCGGTCGCGGTCGCGTGCAGCAGCAACGCCCCCGCGAACTCCTTTGCCTCGTACGCAACCGATTTGCGGAGGATCCGCTTCACCCGCGGGATTGCGGCCGCGTTCATGCTGAGCTCGTCCAGCCCGAGTCCCAGCAACGCGTAGGAGTAGAACGGCTCCCCGGCCATCTCTCCGCACATCGACACCGGGATCCCCGCATCGTGGCCGGCCTCCACGACCCTCCGGATCATCCGAAGGATCGCGGGGTGAAGCGGCTCGTATAGGTAGGAGACGTGCTCGTTGACCCGGTCGATCGCCAGCGAGTACTGGATCAGGTCGTTCGTGCCGATGCTGAAGAACCCGGCCTCCCGCGCGAGCAGGTCGGCCACGATCGCCGCGGAGGGGATCTCGATCATGATCCCGATGGGCATCTCCTTGTCGTACGGGATCCGCCGGCGTCGAAGCTCCCCCCGCACCTCATCGACCACGGCGATCGCCTCCCGGAGCTCCCCCACCCCGGAGATCATGGGGAACATCATCCGCACCTTCCCGTACGTCGAGGCGCGCAGGATTGCGCGGAGCTGGGGCTTGAAGATCTCCTTTTCCTTCAGGCAGAACCGGATCGCCCGCAGCCCCATCGCCGGGTTCATCTCTTCGGCGAGCTCGAGCTGGGACGTGAACTTGTCTCCCCCGAGGTCGAAGGTGCGGATCGTGACCGGGTGGCGCACGAACTTCTCCGCCACCTTCCGGTACGTCTCGAAGTGCTCTTCTTCGG is a genomic window of Candidatus Deferrimicrobium sp. containing:
- a CDS encoding S-adenosylmethionine synthetase N-terminal domain-containing protein, with the protein product MGMSEFLFTSESVTGGHPDKVADQISDAVLDEILRQDPRGRVACETMVTTGLVMVAGEITTKAIIDFPDGVRTAVADIGYTGTSKGFDAHNCAVVTAIDRQSVDIAQGVDRGDEVREDEADGDV